The Campylobacter sp. CN_NE2 region AAATCGAAGTTTTGCTTTGAAAATTTGCAAATCCAAAAAACGCTACCATGCGTTATTTGGTTATTCCTTTTGACTTCGTAAATCTTGCAATAACAAGAAATAAAGGGTTAAATGTGGAAAATTTTGAAAATTGGAATAAAAAGAAATTTGATAAAAATTTAAATAACGCTAAAAGAAACTACGATTTAGAACCGATTGTTTTATTAAACCACGATGTGAGTATCGAATTTATCAGGACTATTAGCATAATTGTATTTATTGTGATAAACCTTATTGTCCCTATTGATAATTGGCACTCAAAACTATATGCCATAATATTTTGGTTGCCATTTTTGCAATCCAGCCTTACACGCTATAAAACCCATAAAAACAGCAAATTCATATTTTCAAAAGATTTTATAAGGCAGACAAATGACGGAAATATCAATATAAAAATCAATTTATATCAAATTTTGGAAATCAAAAAAATAAAACAAATATTTAATGAAGATGCAAGAAGAACATTTTACGGACAAAAACAAGGAAATTTATTAAGTGGAACTTTTGGAAAAATATTTGCTATCGTAGGAATTTCTTTGATTATTTTCATATATGTTTTTGGATTGTTAGTTGTAAGAAAAGACCCTTTTGGCTTATTGATAATCTTTTCAATACTAATTTTTATAATTATATATTTTCTACTTCCACAATTTATTTACCATATTAAAAGTGGTGGCTTGAAAAACTGGCTAAATGATACGCTTGAAATTCAAACACAAGATGAAGTCATTTTTGTCGTAATTGCAAACAATAACGAATACAACGAACTTAAAGAGTATTTTTTAAGTAGGTTAAATATAAATATAGACAAAATTTAAAATGAAAAATTTAATAAAATTAACCAAATTTGCAAAAAAACAAGTAGCGAATTTACTATTGGCGATTGCTTTGAATTTGCCTTACGGCAAATTCTCGCAATGACAATGGAATTATTTTGCAAATTTAAATTTTTGCATTTAATAACCCGCAAACCTTGCCAAATTTAAAAATTTATGGTTAAATTCAAGGTTTTAATAAAATTTGTAAAAAAGGGAAAATAATGACATTTTCAGAGATTATTTTGGCGCTTCAAAACTACTGGCACGAGCAAGGCTGTTTGCTTGTGCAACCTTACGATATGCCAGCAGGGGCTGGAACTTATCATCAAGCGACATTTTTACGAAGCTTGGGCGATAAGCCTTGGAGCGTGGCGTATGTAGCCCCTAGCCGTCGCCCTACTGACGGCAGATACGGCGAAAACCCAAATCGCCTAGGTTCGTATTATCAATTTCAAGTGATTTTAAAACCAAGCCCAAAAAATATCCAAGAACTTTATCTAAAAAGCCTTGAAGTTTTGGGCTTAGATCTTAAAAAACACGATATTCGATTTGTTGAAGACAACTGGGAAAGCCCTACACTTGGTGCTTGGGGGCTTGGCTGGGAAGTTTGGCTTGATGGCATGGAAGTAACGCAATTTACATATTTTCAGCAAGTAGGCGGAATTCCGTGCGAGTTAATCAGCGGCGAGATTACCTACGGCTTGGAACGCCTAGCTATGTATCTGCAAAGTAAAGATGATGTTTATGACATTATTTGGGACGAAAAAGATGGTCAAGTTACCACTTACGGCGATGTTCATAAACAAAGCGAGTATGAATTTTCAAAGTATAATTTTGAAATCGCCGATACAAAAATGCTTTTTAATCAGTTTCAAAACGCCTTTGATGAGTGCAAAAATATCCTTGAAATCGGTCGAGCTGAATTTGAAAGTGGCAAAAGCAAAACGCTTTTAGCGCTTCCTGCTTATGATTATTGTATGCTTGCGGCTCATACTTTTAATGTCCTTGACGCGCGTGGCGCAATCAGCGTAACGCAAAGGCAAGATTATATCTTAAAAATTCGCGAGTTAGCTAAAAGTTGCGCGTTAGCCTATAAAGAGAGCCTATGAAAATATCTGAAATTTACGCCATTTTAGACGAAATCGCACCATTTTGCGATCAAGAAAGTTGGGATAACTCCGGGCTTATTTTGGGAGATTTTAACACCGAATTTGAACGAATTTATCTTAGCCTTGATTTAGATAGTGCTTTGGTGGAAAAGGCAAAGCCAAATTCGCTTTTTATCACGCACCACCCGCTCATTTTTAAAGGTTTAAAATCGCTAAATCCGAGTTTGTATCCTGCGAATTTAATCTATAAAATGGTGCAAAAAAATATATCTTTGATTTCGCTTCATACAAATTACGACAAGCACATTTTAAATAAATTTGTAGCCGAAAATGTCCTAAAATACGAGATTACGGATATTAAAGATTTTATTGTTTTTATGAAAATCGATATGAAATTTGATGATTTAGCAAGTGATATTAAAGAAAAATTGCAAATTTCAAATTTAAGAGCCGTAAAAACCAAAGAAAATATCAAAACTATCGCACTTTGCACGGGAAGTGGTAGCGAATTTGCCGCGAATTTAGGCGTGGATTGTTTTTTAACAGGCGATTTAAAATACCACACGGCGTTAGAAAATTTTGAAAATAATGTCAGTTTGATAGACATTAACCACTTTGAGAGCGAACGCTATTTTGGGGCTTCATTGCAACCTTTCTTGCAAAAAAATCAAATTGAAGTTATAATAACAAATTCAATAAATCCATTTAAGTATTATTAGAAAAAGGAAAAAAATGAATAAATATCTTACACAACTTGTTGAACTTAGCGAATATGACAAGCAACTTGATAGCTTTAAACCAAAAATCGCTAGTGTAGAGAAAAGTCTAAATTCAAAAAAAGATGAAATTTCAAGCGTATCGGCTGAAATCGCAAATTTAACGGGCGAAATCGCCGAGCTTAAATCTCAAATTTCGCAAACAAACGCCCATATCAGCAACTTTTCATCAAAAATCAAAAGTTCAAGCAAAAAAAGCAGTGCCGCAAAAACTGAAAAAGAGATAAAAGCTCTAAGCGTCGAAGAAGAAATCGCAAAAGAGAGCCTAGAAGCTGCAAACGATGAAATCGAAAGGCTTGAAAAAATCGTTGCAAACAAAGAGCAAACTCAAAAAGAGTTACAAGAAAAAGAAAAAGCACTAAATGGCGAATTTGACGAGCTTGAAGCAAGTCTAAAAACTCAAATCGAAGAAATCGCAAAAGAACGCTCTGAAATTTACACAAAAAGAGACAAACTAGTCGTCGGCATGAACCAAAAAATGCTTTCATTTTACGAAAAAATTCGCAAATGGGCAGGAAATACGGCAGTAATACCTGTAAAAAAACAAGCATGTTATGGCTGTTTTATGAAATTAAACGACAAAACATATTCATCGGTTATTAGAAGCGATGACATCGTAACATGCCCGTATTGCGGTAGAATTTTATACAAAGAAGCTGAGTGATTTACAATCTTTTGGCTTGGACGGCTTGGATTTTATCCTTGCCGTTTATTTTTATTTTAAGCTTTAAATCAAAATACACAAAAAGCCTACCTGCTAGGTTTTTTTTATTTAAAAATCCCAAATTTGCACCTTGTGATATACATTTTCACGCTTGTAGCCTTGGCGAAGTAAATGCTATTTCAAATTTGGTAAGCAAATTTGAAAATGTCGCTATCACCACAACGACGGCGACAGGTTTTGCGGCGGCAAAAAAAATCACGCCAAATTCGCGTTTTTTGCCGTTTGAAAATTTGCTTCCTTTTTGGCTAGAAAAATCAAAAATTTGCGTTATTTTTGAAGCAGAACTTTGGCTAAATTTGGTTCGCTACGCAAAGAAAAACGGCTCTTTTGTCGTTTTATTAAATGCACGAATTTCTGATAATTCTTATAAAAATTATCTAAGATTTAAATTTTATTACAAGATGATTTTTGCAAATATTGATTTAGTTTTAGCTCAAAGCCAAACAGACGCCACTAGATTAGCCGAGCTTGGAGCGAAAAATATCCAAATTTGCGGAAATATAAAAAGTGCAAATTTAGCCAAGCCAAACAAAAATTATGCAAAATTTGATAAAAAACTAATCACAATCGCAAGCACTCATGAAGGCGAAGAAGAGCTGATTTTAGCGAATTTAATGCCACAAAGTGGTTGCAAATATATCCTTGCTCCACGCCACCCTGAACGATTTGAAAAAGTAGCTGGGATTTGCGAAAATTTTGCAAAAAAACATAATCTAAGTTTTGAAAAATTTAGCGAAAATTTAGGCTTGAAAAGCGATTTTATCGTCCTTGACACACTTGGCGAACTTATAAATTTTTACGCTATTTCAGATGCCGTGATTTTAGGCGGTAGTTTTGTGCCTAAAATCGGCGGACACAATCCGATAGAAATAGCACAATTTGGCGTTCCTATCGTAAGTGGCGAGTATTTTCATAACCAAAAAGCACTTTATAATTTGGTTGAAAATTTGCAAATTTGCAAAGCCAGCGAAATAAATTCGCATTTAAAAAACCCAAAACCGACAAAAATCACGCAAATTTGTGATTTAGAAAAAATCATAAATTTATTAAAGGAAAAAATCTAATGCAAGAAAAAGCTTATAAACTTTTGGCGATTCAAGAAAATATCTCAAACAACGAAGCAAAGGCTCTCATAGACGACGGACTTGTAAGTGCAAAGGGCGTTAAAATCAAAGTGGCAAGAGAGCTTATGAGCGAAAATACAAAATTCGTCGTGCAGAAAATAGCAAAGCCTGTGAAAATTTACGAAGATGAAAATTTAATCGCCGCAAATAAGCCAAACTTCGTAACCAGCGAGAGTTTAGAGAAAATTTTTAACGCAAATTTGTTAAACCGACTTGACAAAGAGACAAGCGGTGTGATTTTGCTTTACAAAAATGACGAATTTAGGGAAATTGCGATAAAAGAGTTTAAAAATATGAAAGTCAAAAAGACCTATTTGGCGATTGTTAATGGGATTGTAAGCGAAGAGATCGTAATCGATAGTCCGATTTTAACGCTAAAAACTAAAACAGGAGCGATTTCGAAAATTTCAAAAGACGGCAAAACGGCGATTACGGAAGTTTTCCCGCTTATGGTAAGCGGTAAAAAATCGCTTGTAAAAATAAATATCCAAACAGGCAGAACTCATCAAATTCGCGTTCATTTAGCAAGCATTAATCACGCCGTAATCGGTGATGAAAAATATGGAAAAAATCGTAACAAAAGAATGTTTTTGCATGCTTATGAAACCGAAATTTTGGGACTTAAATTTAAAGCAAATTTAGATAAAAGCTTTAACGAATTTGGCTTTGAAGTGCCAAAAAATATTTAATTCAATGAGTTTTAAGATAGTTTTTGCTAATATAAGCGTTTTGTTAGAATTTAATTTAGAAAGGCTTAAAAGTGTTTGAAGTTATAAGCGAATCGTTTAAAAGTGCCGTTAATAAACTTAGAATCATAGATGATGAAAAAGCGCTTAAAAATGCGCTTGATACCCTAAAAAAAGCACTTTTAAAAGCCGATGTTCATCACAAAGTAACAAAAGAATTTTTAAATTTAGTCGAACTTGAACTAAAAGCCACAGGAATCGGACAAAAACAATTTTTAGACGCTATAAAATCAAATTTAACCACTATTTTAACAGCACCCGGAAATCAAGGCTTTGTATTTGCCGATAAAAACCCGACTGTCGTTTTAATGGCAGGTTTGCAAGGTAGCGGTAAATCAACCACAACAGTAAAACTTGCAAACTATCTAAAACTTCGCAAAAAAAAGGTTTTAATCGCAGCTTGCGATTTGCAACGCTTAGCAGCCGTCGAGCAACTAAAACAGCTTTGTGCGACAAACGAGCTTGAACTTTTTAGCATTGACGGCGAAAGCGATCCGATAAAAGTGGCAAAAGAAGCCTTAAATAAAGCAAATTCTGGTTTATACGATGTTTTACTCGTAGATACCGCCGGACGACTTGCCATAGATGAAGCGTTGATGAATCAAATTAGCGAGATTAAAAAAGCTATTAACCCGCATGAAATTTTCTATGTAGCCGATGCGATGAGCGGTCAAGACGGCGTGAAATCAGCAGGAGCTTTTAACGAAGTTTTGGGCATTACAGGTGTTATTTTATCTAAATTTGACGCCGATACAAAAGGCGGCGTTGCATTTGGTATCGCAAAACAGCTAAATATACCGCTTAGATTTATAGGAACAGGCGAAAAAGTGGCTGATTTAGAAGGTTTTATTCCGGACCGTGTTGTAAGTCGCATTATGGGCGAAGGCGATTTGGCGACTTTGGTTGAAAAAACAGCAGCCGTGTTTGACGAAAAAGAAGCAAAAATTTTAAATAAAAAGATTAAAAAAGGACAATTTAACTTTAACGATTTTATAAATCAGCTTGAAAGCGTTAAAAAACTAGGAAATATGAAGAATTTAATCGGCATGATTCCGGGGCTTTCAGGCATGGCAAATAAAATAAATGACATTGATTTGGATAACTCAAAAGAGATTATTCACATTAAAGCGATGATAAATTCTATGACGCCGAAAGAGCGAGAAAACCCTGATTTGTTAAACAATTCACGCAAACGCCGACTAGCTCAGGGTGCAGGGCTTTCGCAAGTAGAAGTAAATCATTTCTTAAAGCAATTTACAAACGCAGCTAAGTTAGCAAAGAAATTTTCAGCCAAAGGCGGTATGCAAGGTCTTGCTTCGATTATGCCAAAGCAAGGTTACCCTAATTAGATTTAGGGCTTTAAAATGTCTGTATCGGCGGACATTTTAAAACTTTAAATTTAAACATTTTTAAGGAGAAAAAAATGACAGTTGTTAGACTAACAAGAATCGGTCGCAAAAAAAGACCTTTTTATCGTATAGTTGTTACAGATAGCAGAAAAAGAAGAGACGGCGGTTTCATCGAAACTATCGGCTTTTACAATCCTATGAGCGAAGGCGTTGATGTTAAATTTGATGCCCAAAGACTAGCTTACTGGAAAAGCGTAGGTGCTAAACTTAGCCAAAGAGTTGCTCAAATCACAAGTAAATAATTATGGTTGAAAATTTTTTAAAACAATACGCAATAATGATTGCGGATTATCCAAATTCTGTTCGCACAGAAAAAAATGTGAGTGAAGAATTTACGGAAATTATTATCTATGCCGATAAAGCCGACACAGGCAAACTCATAGGCAAAGACGGCAAAATGATAAACGCCATAAAAACGGTTATTTTAGGCTACAAAGCCAAAGATCCTACTCAATACAAAATCACGGTCAAAGCAGCAGATGCCTGATGAGCTTTTAGAAGTCGCTAAAATCGGCAAAACTATCGGTCTAAAAGGAGCTTTAAAACTCCACGATAAAAGCGACTTCCCTAAGCAGTTTAAAAAAGGTGCTAAATTTTTTCTTGGCACAGGCGAAATTTTAGAAATTTTATCTTTTTCTAGTGCAAATTCTAGCGTTATCTTTGTCGGCTTTGATAGTATCGAAAAGTCGCAAATGCTCGTAAATCAAACACTTTATCAAAGTAAAGAAGCTACAAAAAAATCGTGCAAACTAAACAAAGATGAGTTTTTTTATTTTGATATTATGGGG contains the following coding sequences:
- the glyQ gene encoding glycine--tRNA ligase subunit alpha, yielding MTFSEIILALQNYWHEQGCLLVQPYDMPAGAGTYHQATFLRSLGDKPWSVAYVAPSRRPTDGRYGENPNRLGSYYQFQVILKPSPKNIQELYLKSLEVLGLDLKKHDIRFVEDNWESPTLGAWGLGWEVWLDGMEVTQFTYFQQVGGIPCELISGEITYGLERLAMYLQSKDDVYDIIWDEKDGQVTTYGDVHKQSEYEFSKYNFEIADTKMLFNQFQNAFDECKNILEIGRAEFESGKSKTLLALPAYDYCMLAAHTFNVLDARGAISVTQRQDYILKIRELAKSCALAYKESL
- a CDS encoding Nif3-like dinuclear metal center hexameric protein, with translation MKISEIYAILDEIAPFCDQESWDNSGLILGDFNTEFERIYLSLDLDSALVEKAKPNSLFITHHPLIFKGLKSLNPSLYPANLIYKMVQKNISLISLHTNYDKHILNKFVAENVLKYEITDIKDFIVFMKIDMKFDDLASDIKEKLQISNLRAVKTKENIKTIALCTGSGSEFAANLGVDCFLTGDLKYHTALENFENNVSLIDINHFESERYFGASLQPFLQKNQIEVIITNSINPFKYY
- a CDS encoding zinc ribbon domain-containing protein is translated as MNKYLTQLVELSEYDKQLDSFKPKIASVEKSLNSKKDEISSVSAEIANLTGEIAELKSQISQTNAHISNFSSKIKSSSKKSSAAKTEKEIKALSVEEEIAKESLEAANDEIERLEKIVANKEQTQKELQEKEKALNGEFDELEASLKTQIEEIAKERSEIYTKRDKLVVGMNQKMLSFYEKIRKWAGNTAVIPVKKQACYGCFMKLNDKTYSSVIRSDDIVTCPYCGRILYKEAE
- the waaA gene encoding lipid IV(A) 3-deoxy-D-manno-octulosonic acid transferase; translated protein: MIYNLLAWTAWILSLPFIFILSFKSKYTKSLPARFFLFKNPKFAPCDIHFHACSLGEVNAISNLVSKFENVAITTTTATGFAAAKKITPNSRFLPFENLLPFWLEKSKICVIFEAELWLNLVRYAKKNGSFVVLLNARISDNSYKNYLRFKFYYKMIFANIDLVLAQSQTDATRLAELGAKNIQICGNIKSANLAKPNKNYAKFDKKLITIASTHEGEEELILANLMPQSGCKYILAPRHPERFEKVAGICENFAKKHNLSFEKFSENLGLKSDFIVLDTLGELINFYAISDAVILGGSFVPKIGGHNPIEIAQFGVPIVSGEYFHNQKALYNLVENLQICKASEINSHLKNPKPTKITQICDLEKIINLLKEKI
- a CDS encoding pseudouridine synthase family protein; translated protein: MQEKAYKLLAIQENISNNEAKALIDDGLVSAKGVKIKVARELMSENTKFVVQKIAKPVKIYEDENLIAANKPNFVTSESLEKIFNANLLNRLDKETSGVILLYKNDEFREIAIKEFKNMKVKKTYLAIVNGIVSEEIVIDSPILTLKTKTGAISKISKDGKTAITEVFPLMVSGKKSLVKINIQTGRTHQIRVHLASINHAVIGDEKYGKNRNKRMFLHAYETEILGLKFKANLDKSFNEFGFEVPKNI
- the ffh gene encoding signal recognition particle protein, with the protein product MFEVISESFKSAVNKLRIIDDEKALKNALDTLKKALLKADVHHKVTKEFLNLVELELKATGIGQKQFLDAIKSNLTTILTAPGNQGFVFADKNPTVVLMAGLQGSGKSTTTVKLANYLKLRKKKVLIAACDLQRLAAVEQLKQLCATNELELFSIDGESDPIKVAKEALNKANSGLYDVLLVDTAGRLAIDEALMNQISEIKKAINPHEIFYVADAMSGQDGVKSAGAFNEVLGITGVILSKFDADTKGGVAFGIAKQLNIPLRFIGTGEKVADLEGFIPDRVVSRIMGEGDLATLVEKTAAVFDEKEAKILNKKIKKGQFNFNDFINQLESVKKLGNMKNLIGMIPGLSGMANKINDIDLDNSKEIIHIKAMINSMTPKERENPDLLNNSRKRRLAQGAGLSQVEVNHFLKQFTNAAKLAKKFSAKGGMQGLASIMPKQGYPN
- the rpsP gene encoding 30S ribosomal protein S16 translates to MTVVRLTRIGRKKRPFYRIVVTDSRKRRDGGFIETIGFYNPMSEGVDVKFDAQRLAYWKSVGAKLSQRVAQITSK
- a CDS encoding KH domain-containing protein, producing MVENFLKQYAIMIADYPNSVRTEKNVSEEFTEIIIYADKADTGKLIGKDGKMINAIKTVILGYKAKDPTQYKITVKAADA
- the rimM gene encoding ribosome maturation factor RimM (Essential for efficient processing of 16S rRNA); its protein translation is MPDELLEVAKIGKTIGLKGALKLHDKSDFPKQFKKGAKFFLGTGEILEILSFSSANSSVIFVGFDSIEKSQMLVNQTLYQSKEATKKSCKLNKDEFFYFDIMGLEICENSQILGIVSDIIETGANYLFEVTTSQNLTQNGLPKTFFVPYIDNFVEKICLDEGKIHTKNAKAILENS